One Agelaius phoeniceus isolate bAgePho1 chromosome 8, bAgePho1.hap1, whole genome shotgun sequence genomic region harbors:
- the TPR gene encoding nucleoprotein TPR isoform X3: protein MAAVLQQLLERAELAKLPRAVQGKLERFLGDQQGEIDGLRARHERFKVDSEQQYFEVEKRLAQSQERLVNETQECQTLREELKKLHEQLKVLNEKNKELEAAQDRNAAVQSQLIREKEELEAEKRDLVRTTERRSQEVEHLNEDVKRLNEKLTEANTEKAKLQLKLDELQTSDVSMKYREKRLEQEKELLQNQNTWLNAELKAKTDELLHTAREKGNEILELKCSLENKKEEVSRMEEQVNSLKQSNENLQKHVEELLNKLKEAKEQQTSMEERFHNELNAHMKLSNLYKSAADDSEAKSNELTGAVEELHKLLKEAGEANKAAQEHLAEVEESKATMEKELREKISKLEKELENANDLLSATKRKGAILSEEELAAMSPTAAAVAKVVKPGMKLTELYNAYVETQDQLHMEKLENRRINKYLDEIVQEVEAKAPILKRQREEFERSQKAVASLSAKLEQAMKEIHRLQDSADQANKHASFFERESQRLEVRVKDLSQQICVLLMELEEARGNHVIRDEAVSSADISSSSEVITQHLVSYRNIQELQQQNQRLLVALRELGEAREKEEQETTSSKISELQSQLDEALSELQQLRESRQHQLQLVESIIRQRDMFRILLTQTTGAIIPLQASGMLPEEICLTSTPKRPNLPQSMATPAPVSMSESVETVEAKAALKQLQEVFENYKKEKAENDKLLNEQNEKLQEQVTDLRSQNAKISTQLEFASKRYEMLQDNVEGYRREITSLHERTQKLTATTQKQEQIINTMTQDLRGANEKLAVAEVRAENLKKEKDILKMSDVRLTQQRDSLLVEQRGQNLLLTNLRTIQGILERSETETKQRLNNQIEKLEREISQLKKKLESEVEQRHSLTKNQEVHILDLKRQLETETNRHINTKELLKNAQKENAMLKQQLNNTEAQLTSQSSQRPPGKGQPSTNEDVDDLVSRLRQAEEQVNDLRERLKTSSSNVEQYRAMVLSLEESLNKEKQVTEEVRTTVEARLKESSEYQAQLEKKLMESEKEKQELQEEKRKAVENMEQQLSELKKSLSAVQSEVQEALQRASTALNNEQQARRDCQEQAMMASEAQNKYERELMLHAADVEALQAIKEQVAKNAAVRQQLEEAAQKAESELLESKASWEERERMIKDEASKLASRCEDLEKQNRLLHEQLESMSNKMVTSMKEAIPTAANVSLSEEGKSQEQILEILRFIRREKEIAETRFEVAQVESLRYRQRVEHLERELQELQDSLNAEREKVQVTAKTIAQHEELMKKTETMNILIETNKMLREEKERLEQELQQIQAKVRKLEADILPLQESNAELSEKSGMLQAEKKLLEEDVKRWKARTQHLLSQQKDTDLEEYRKLLSEKEANAKRVQQMSEETGRLKAEVARTNASLTTSQNLVQSLKDEVTKIRTEKDTLQKELDAKVADIQEKVKTITQVKKIGRRYKTQYEELKAQHDKMVAESSTLPLAEPQEDQVSAQEVQELKDTLSQAEVKTKNLETQVESLQKTITEKETEVRNLQEQIMQLQTELARFHQDLQEKTTQEEQLRQQITEKEEKTRKTLLAAKQKIAQLAGTKEQLTKENEEWKQKSSSLEEQKTELEVRMSALKSQYEGRICRLERELREQQERHHEQRDEPPESTNKVPEQQRQISLKSTPASGERGIASTSDPPTANIKPTPVVSTPSKVTAAAMAGNKSTPRASIRPMVTPATVTNPTTTPTATVMPTTQVETQEAMQSEGPVEHVPVFGSASGSVRSTSPNVQTSLPQPILTVQQQTQATAFVQPTQQSHAQIEPAAQEPAPAIVEVVQSSQIERPSTSTAVFGTVSATPSSSLSKRSREEEEDNTVENSDQISEETVDAPTSKKLRIMQRVGPEEEVTAEESTDGEVEAQTYNQDSQDSIGEGVTQGEYAAMEDSEETSQSIPIDLGSLQSDQQNTSSSQDGQSKRDDVIVIDSDDEDDDDEENEGEQEDYDDEEEEDEDDDEDTGMGDEGDDSNEGTGSADGNDGYEADDAEGADGTDPGTETEESMGGAESNQRAADSQNSGEGSTSAAESTFAHESLREQQPSSASSERQGPRPPQSPRRPPHPLPPRLTIHAPPQELGPPVQRIQMTRRQSVGRGLQLTPGIGGMQQHFFDDEDRTVPSTPTLVVPHRTDGFAEAIHSPQVAGVPRFRFGPPEDMPQTSSSHSDLGQLASQGGLGMYETPLFLAHEEESGGRSVPTTPLQVAAPVTVFTESASADASEHASQSVPMVTTSTGSLSTTTEPGAGDDADEVFAEAESEGITSEAGLEIDSQQEEESVQASDESDLPSTSQDPPSSSSADTSSTQPKSLRRVRLQPPTLRTGVRGRQFNRQRGVTHAMGGRGGLNRGNIS from the exons AGGATGTTAAACGTTTAAATGAAAAGCTCACAGAGGCCAACACAGAAAAGGCAAAACTTCAGCTGAAGTTGGATGAGCTTCAAACATCAGATGTTTCCATGAAG TACCGGGAGAAAAGGCTGGAGCaagagaaggagctgctgcagaaccAGAACACATGGCTGAATGCTGAGCTGAAAGCTAAAACAGATGAGCTGCTCCATACTGCCAGGGAGAAAGGCAATGAAATCCTGGAGCTCAAATGCAGTCTGGAGAACAAAAAGGAGGAG GTTTCCAGAATGGAGGAGCAGGTGAACAGCTTGAAACAGTCAAATGAAAACCTCCAGAAGCATGTTGAAGAACTTTTGAATAAACTAAAGGAG GCAAAAGAGCAGCAGACAAGCATGGAAGAGAGATTCCACAATGAACTGAATGCTCACATGAAATTATCCAACTTGTATAAG AGTGCTGCTGATGACTCAGAGGCAAAGAGCAATGAGCTGACAGGAGCAGTGGAAGAGCTGCACAAGCTCCTGAAGGAAGCAGGGGAAG CTAATAAAGCAGCCCAGGAGCATTTGGCTGAGGTGGAGGAGTCAAAAGCCAccatggagaaggagctgagagAGAAGATCAGtaagctggagaaggagctggagaatgCCAATGATTTACTGTCAGCTACGAAGCGCAAag GAGCCATCCTGTCCGAGGAGGAGCTGGCAGCCATGTctcccactgctgcagcagtggcCAAAGTGGTCAAGCCTGGCATGAAGTTAACTGAG CTGTACAATGCCTATGTAGAAACTCAGGATCAGTTGCATATGGAGAAGCTGGAGAATAGGAGAATCAATAAATATTTGGATGAAATAGTGCAGGAAGTAGAAGCCAAAGCCCCAATCTTAAAACGTCAGCGTGAAGAATTTGAGCGTTCCCAAAAAGCTGTTGCGAGTCTGTCTGCAAAGCTTGAACAAGCTATGAAG GAGATCCATCGCCTGCAGGACAGCGCTGACCAGGCCAACAAACACGCCTCCTTCTTTGAGAGGGAGAGCCAGAGACTGGAGGTGCGAGTGAAGGATCTCTCTCAGCAG ATCTGTGTGCTGTTAATGGAACTGGAAGAAGCCAGAGGCAACCACGTGATCCGTGATGAAGCAGTGAGCTCtgctgacatcagcagctcTTCTGAAGTGATCACTCAACACCTGGTCTCCTACAGAAATATCCAAGAGCTTCAGCAGCAGAATCAGCGTCTCCTGGTGGCTCTTCGGGAGCTGGGGGAGGCAAGAGAAAAAGAGGAGCAAGAAACAACATCATCTAA gatctctgagctgcagagccagctggaTGAGGCCCTcagtgagctgcagcagctgcgggAGTCGCggcagcaccagctgcagctcGTGGAGTCCATCATCCGCCAGCGGGACATGTTCCGCATCCTGCTCACCCAGACCACGGGGGCCATCATTCCTCTGCAAG CTTCAGGTATGTTACCAGAGGAGATCTGTCTTACATCTACTCCAAAGCGCCCAAATTTACCTCAGTCCATGGCAACTCCTGCTCCAGTGTCCATGAGTGAGTCTGTGGAGACTGTGGAGGCCAAGGCTGCTCTTAAGCAG TTACAAGAAGTTTTTGAGaactataaaaaagaaaaggcagagaacGACAAGCTTCTGAATGAGCAGAATGAAAAGCTTCAGGAGCAGGTCACAGACTTGAGGTCACAAAATGCAAAGATATCCACACAGCTGGAATTTGCCTCCAAACG GTACGAGATGCTGCAGGATAACGTGGAAGGCTATCGCCGGGAAATCACCTCCCTGCACGAGAGAACCCAGAAACTCACAGCGACCACTCAGAAGCAGGAGCAGATCATTAACACCATGACTCAGGACCTGAGGGGAGCTAATGAAAAACTGGCAGTGGCAGAG GTGAGAGCAGAAAACttgaaaaaagagaaggataTCCTGAAGATGTCAGATGTGCGCCTGACTCAGCAACGTGACTCTCTGCTGGTTGAACAAAGAGGACAGAACTTGCTGCTCACCAATTTGAGAACAATTCAG GGAATACTTGAGAGATCTGAGACAGAAACAAAGCAGAGACTCAATAATCAGATAGAAAAGCTTGAACGTGAGATATCTCAGCTGAAGAAGAAACTGGAAAGTGAGGTGGAACAAAGACATTCCCTTACCAAGAATCAGGAG GTTCATATCCTGGACCTGAAGAGGCAGCTGGAGACAGAGACCAACCGTCACATCAACACAAAGGAGCTCCTGAAGAACGCCCAGAAGGAAAATGCCATGCtgaaacagcagctgaacaacACTGAGgcccagctcacatcccagtCCTCACAAAGGCCTCCAGGGAAAG GTCAGCCTAGTACAAATGAAGATGTGGATGATCTTGTAAGTCGTCTGAGACAAGCTGAGGAGCAAGTCAATGACCTAAGAGAAAGGCTCAAGACTAGTTCCAGTAATGTGGAGCAGTACAGGGCCATGGTTCTTAGCCTGGAGGAATCCCTCAATAAGGAAAAACAA GTGACAGAGGAAGTACGTACAACAGTTGAAGCTCGTCTGAAGGAGTCTTCAGAATAtcaggcacagctggaaaagAAGTTGATGgagtcagaaaaagaaaaacaggagctgcaggaggagaagcGTAAAGCAGTGGAGAACATGGAGCAGCAG CTTTCAGAGCTGAAGAAGAGTCTGTCAGCTGTGCAGTCAGAAGTTCAGGAAGCTCTTCAgagagccagcacagctttgAATAATGAACAACAGGCCAGGAGGGACTGCCAGGAGCAA GCAATGATGGCTTCTGAAGCTCAGAACAAATATGAGCGGGAGTTGATGCTTCATGCTGCTGATGTGGAGGCACTGCAGGCCATCAAAGAGCAAGTCGCCAAGAATGCAGCtgtgaggcagcagctggaggaggctgctCAGAAAGCAGAGTCTGAGCTCTTGGAATCCAAAGCCTcctgggaagagagagagagaatgatCAAG GATGAAGCTTCAAAACTTGCATCCCGCTGTGAGGATCTGGAGAAACAAAATCGATTATTACATGAGCAGCTGGAGAGCATGAGCAATAAGATGGTGACTTCCATGAAAGAAGCCATCCCAACTGCAGCAAATGTTTCTCTCAGTGAGGAAGGCAAATCCCAGGAACAAATCTTAGAAATTCTTCG GTTTATCCGTCGGGAGAAGGAGATTGCGGAGACGAGGTTTGAGGTGGCGCAGGTGGAGAGCCTGCGATACCGCCAGAGAGTGGAGCACCTGGAGagggagctccaggagctgcaggacagcctcaACGCTGAGAGGGAGAAGGTGCAG GTAACAGCAAAAACCATTGCACAGCATGAAGAATTAATGAAGAAAACTGAGACCATGAACATACTCATAGAAACCAACAAGATGTTaagggaagagaaggagaggctggagcaAGAGCTACAGCAGATACAAGCAAAA GTACGCAAGCTCGAGGCAGACATCCTGCCCCTGCAAGAGTCCAATGCTGAGCTCAGTGAGAAGAGTGGaatgctgcaggcagagaagAAGCTCTTGGAAGAGGATGTTAAACGCTGGAAAGCCCGGACTCAG CACTTACTGAGCCAGCAGAAGGACACCGATCTGGAAGAGTATCGAAAGCTGCTCTCTGAGAAGGAGGCAAATGCCAAGCGTGTCCAGCAGATGAGTGAAGAAACAGGCAGGCTTAAAGCAGAAGTTGCCAG AACTAATGCATCCTTGACTACAAGCCAGAATCTTGTTCAGAGCCTGAAGGATGAAGTAACTAAAATAAGAACAGAAAAGGACACTTTGCAGAAAGAACTAGATGCTAAAGTGGCTGACATACAGGAAAAAGTGAAAACTATAACACAGGTCAAGAAAATCGGTCGCAGGTACAAAACTCAGTATGAGGAGCTGAAAGCACAGCATGATAAG ATGGTTGCTGAATCATCAACTCTGCCTTTGGCAGAACCACAAGAAGACCAAGTTTCTGCCCAGGAAGTACAAGAGCTAAAAGACACTCTCAGTCAAGCTGAGGTGAAGACAAAGAATTTGGAGACTCAGGTTGAAAGTTTACAAAAG ACAATAACAGAAAAGGAAACTGAAGTTAGAAATCTCCAGGAGCAGATAATGCAGCTCCAGACAGAACTGGCCCGTTTCCATCAAGATCTGCAAGAGAAGACTACACAGGAAGAACAGCTCAGGCAACAGATcacagagaaggaagagaaaacaagGAAGACCTTGCTTGCAGCCAAGCAGAAAATTGCACAGTTAGCTG GTACAAAAGAGCAGCTCACAAAGGAGAATGAGGAGTGGAAGCAGaagagcagctccctggaggagcagaagaCGGAGCTGGAGGTGCGGATGAGCGCCCTGAAGTCCCAGTACGAGGGGCGGATCTGCCGCCTGGAGAGGGAGCTCCGGGAGCAGCAGGAGCGGCACCACGAGCAGCGGGATGAGCCCCCAGAGTCCACAAACAAG GTCCCAGAACAGCAGAGGCAAATCTCACTCAAGTCTACTCCAGCTTCAGGTGAAAGAGGAAT TGCCAGCACTTCAGATCCTCCAACAGCAAACATTAAACCAACTCCTGTTGTGTCAACTCCCAGTAAAGTGACTGCTGCTGCAATGGCTGGGAATAAGTCTACTCCAAGGGCCAGCATCCGTCCCATGGTGACTCCTGCCACAGTCACCAATCCCACCACTACCCCCACAGCCACAGTTATGCCAACAACACAGGTGGAGACTCAGGAAG CCATGCAGTCGGAAGGACCCGTGGAGCACGTCCCGGTGTTCGGCAGTGCCAGCGGCTCCGTGCGCTCCACCAGCCCCAACGTGCAGacatctctgccccagcccatcCTGACTGTGCAGCAGCAGACCCAGGCCACTGCCTTTGTGCAGCCCACCCAGCAAAGCCACGCTCAGATCGAGCCTGCAGCTCAGGAGCCAGCCCCTGCCATCGTGGAGGTGGTGCAGAGCTCCCAGATAGAGAGGCCCTCCACATCCACAGCCGTGTTTGGCACAG TTTCAGCTACCCCCAGTTCCTCACTGTCTAAACGCTCccgagaggaggaggaggacaacaCTGTGGAGAACTCAGACCAGATCTCTGAGGAAACAGTGGATGCACCTACTTCAAAGAAACTGAGAATCATGCAGAGAGTTGGGCCTGAG GAGGAAGTGACAGCAGAAGAGAGCACTGATGGAGAAGTGGAGGCACAAACATACAATCAAGACTCACAAGACTCCATTGGAGAA GGTGTGACACAGGGGGAGTACGCGGCCATGGAGGACAGCGAGGAGACCTCCCAGTCTATCCCTATAGACCTGGGGTCCCTTCAATCAGACCAACAAAACACTTCTTCATCTCAGGATGGCCAGTCCAAGAGAGATGATGTGATTGTAATTGATagtgatgatgaagatgatgatgatgaagaaaaTGAAGGGGAGCAGGAA GATTATgatgatgaggaagaggaggacgAGGATGACGATGAAGACACAGGCATGGGAGATGAAGGTGATGACAGCAATGAAGGAACTGGTAGTGCTGATGGCAATGATGGATATGAAGCAGATGATGCTGAG GGTGCTGATGGTACAGATCCTGGAACAGAGACTGAAGAGAGCATGGGAGGAGCTGAAAGCAACCAGAGGGCAGCAGATTCCCAAAACAGTG GAGAAGGGAGCACGAGTGCTGCAGAGTCCACGTTTGCCCACGAGAGCCTGCGGGAGCAGCAGCCGTCATCGGCATCGTCCGAGCGCCAGGGCCCGCGGCCCCCGCAGTCCCCAAGGAGGCCCCCGCACCCTCTGCCCCCCCGGCTCACCATCCACGCccctccccaggagctggggccCCCAGTGCAG AGAATCCAGATGACTCGAAGACAGTCGGTGGGGCGAGGGCTTCAGCTGACCCCTGGGATAGGTGGAATG cagcagcacttcttTGATGATGAGGACAGGACAGTTCCAAGCACACCAACTCTTGTAGTTCCACATCGTACAGATGGATTTGCAGAAGCTATTCA TTCCCCCCAGGTAGCTGGAGTTCCTCGGTTCAGATTTGGGCCCCCTGAAGATATGCCACAAACCAGCTCCAGTCACTCTGATCTTGGGCAGCTGGCATCACAAGGAG GTTTAGGGATGTATGAAACCCCACTGTTCCTTGCCCACGAGGAGGAATCAGGGGGTCGTAGTGTCCCCACAACACCGTTACAAGTGGCAGCACCGG tgacggtgttcacagagAGTGCCTCGGCCGACGCCTCGGAGCACGCGTCCCAGTCCGTGCCCATGGTCACCACCTCCACCGGCAGCCTGTCCACCACCACCGAGCCCGGCGCCGGCGATGATGCCGACGAGGTCTTCGCAGAGGCAGAGTCTGAGGG CATTACTTCAGAAGCAGGTCTAGAAATCGATAGCCAGCAAGAAGAAGAATCTGTTCAGGCATCTGATGAGTCAGATCTTCCTTCAACTAGTCAGGATCCTCCTTCAAGTTCATCTGCAG ACACGAGCAGCACTCAGCCCAAGTCCCTGCGCCGTGTGCGGCTGCAGCCCCCGACGCTGAGGACGGGCGTGCGTGGCCGGCAGTTCAACAGGCAGAGGG GTGTAACTCATGCCATGGGAGGCAGAGGAGGCCTGAACAGAGGAAACATTAGTTAA